AAAGCTGCACTCCGGCAAGGCATAGCTACTCCCAAGGCAGCGCGCGGACCGCCGCGGCGCTGCGGGACAGCCGGCGCGACCCCGCGCCGGGCTAGTTCCAAGGCAGCGCGCGGACCGCCGCGGCGCTGCGGGACAGCCGGCGCGACCCCCACCGGGCTAGTTCACCTATTCCATTGCGAACCAGGCCGGCTGCTGGCGCACCCGCTGCAGCCAGGCGCTGACCGACGGGAATTGCGCCAGCTCATGGCCGGCGTCGGGAGCCAGGTGCGTGTACGCGAAGAGCGCGACGTCGGCGACCGAGTATTCGTCGCCCACGAACCAGGGTCGCTGGGCAAGATGCCGCTCGAGCACCTTCAGCGCCGACACTGCCCGGGGCTTGTAGTGCTCGAACAGCGAGGCGTGCTGCTCGATGCCAAACTTCTTCCAGACTCGCGGCAGTCCGATGGCCAGCTCCACCTGGTTCTGCTCGAAGAACATCCATTGCTGGACCAAGGCCTGCGACTTCGCGTCGGTGGGAAGCAGCTTCGAGCCGCGCGCCAGATAGAGGAGGATGGCGTTCGATTCCCCGAGGGCGAATCCGTCATCGACGATGAACGGCACACGCCCGAACGGGTTCACCTTGCGGTACTCGGGCGTCCGCACCGCGCCGCCGACGAGGTCCAGGCGGACCACCTCGTGCGGGATCGAGAGCTGCTTCAGCAGCAGTCGGACCTTGTAGGTGTTTCCCGAGACGGGCGCGTCATAAAAGATGAGCATGCGGCGAAACCTACACCTTGCGCGGGCCGGCTGCGCGGCTCTACCCTGCCGGCGTGCGAATGGAGGATCTCCGCAGGACACCGGTTCCAGAGCTGCAGCGCCTCTACGTCGACGAACGCCGCGATCTTCCCTGCGGCGGGCTCACGGCCCTGAAGGCGGACCCGCGTGCGGGAGCGAGGGCAGTCGCCGAGAAGATTGAGCGCCGCAACCACCAGGCGCAGGCCGAGGGCCGGAGACTCTGGCGCCTCTGCGCGTTCGAGCTTCCCCTCTGGGACCAGGGCATCACGCTGGTCGGCGGCTGCGACGAGGTGGGAATGGCGCCGCTGGCAGGACCGGTCATCGCCGCGGCCGTCATCCTCCGCCCCGGCGCGCGGATCAAGGGCGTCAACGATTCCAAGCAGCTCACGCCGGAAGAGCGCGTCGAGCTCGAGCCGGAGATCCGCGCGCAGGCCGTCGCGGTGGGGATCGGCCGCGCCGAGGTGCATGAGATCGATACCATCAACATCTACCGGGCCGGCCTCCTGGCGCTGAAGCGCGCCGTGCTCGCGCTCGATCCGCAGCCGCAGCACCTGCTCATCGACGCCCGCAAGCTCGACGGCCTGACGATGCCGCAGCAACCGATCATCAAGGGCGACGCGAAGAGCATCACCATCGGCGCCGCCAGCATCGTCGCCAAGGTCCACCGCGACCGCCTGATGGCGCAGCTCGACGGCGAGTACCCGGGATATGGGTTCGCCGACCACAAAGGATATCCGACCCCGGAGCACCTCGACGCATTGGAGCGCCTTGGTGCGTGCGCGCTGCATCGGCGAAGCTTCGCTCCGGTCGCGAAGAAGCTCGGCCTGATCCCCGAGCAGCAGGATCTCTTCGCACCGCCGAAGAAGCGCGCCGGCGAAGCGCGCTGAGGGGAACGGACAATGGAGCTGCTCCAGGCGCCCGAAGGCGATGTCGTCGCGACCCACCCAGCCACGCTCTTCGCCCGGATTCTTGCCGTCCTGATGATGATGGTTCCGGGCGCCGCGCTGATCGCGGTGGGAGCGCAGCTCTCCCCCGCCGACGCCACCAAGCAGATGCCGCTCTTTGCTGGCGGCGGCGCGCTGCTCGCGCTCGGGATCCTCGCCATCGTCCAGCAGAACCGCAGCAAGGTGGTGGTGCGCACCGACGGGATCGAGCGCTGGGGATTGCGGGGAAAGCTCTGGGCGCTGCGCTGGCCCGAGATGGCGGAGCTGCGGTACCGGGCGGTGAAGATGCGCCTGTACCACGTCATTCCGGTGGGCACGAACATCTACCTGACGCTCACCGACCCGCAGGGACGCAAGCGCCGGCTCCCGAGCAACATGAAGGGAATGGACGTGCTCGCCGAGCGCGTCGCGGACCAGCAGACGGCGGCGCGGTTCGCCGAGGCGCGCGCCGCCATCGACCGGGGCGAGGAAGTGCGCTTCGGCAAGGCGCTCGTCCTCGACCGGGAGAAGGTCTCGGTCCGCAAGCTGTTCGGCGGGTACAAGTCGTGCGCGCTGCCGGAAATCGAGAAGGTCGTGGTCGAGGCCGGCGTCCTGCGCATCCGGCAGCGCGGGAAGTTCCTCGCGTTCGGCGGAGGCAGCGTGGGCGCGATTCCCAACGTGTTCCTCTTCCTGCGGCTGCTCGACGCCCTCGTGGCGCGGCCGACGGCGATCCCCCAGGATCGCGAGTTCTCGGCCCTGGCCAGCGTTGGCTGACGCGCTCACCGGCAGGCAGCGGCGCCATCTGCGCGCGCTGGGGCACCACCTCCAGCCGGTGGTGCAGGTCGGGCACGAAGGAATCACCGAAGCAGTGGTGCGAGAGACGCATCAGCAGCTCGAGACGCACGAGCTGATCAAGGTGCGCATCGGCGAGAGCTCCCCACAGGATCGGCACGAGGGGGCGGAGCGGCTGGCGGAGAAGACCGGCGCGCAGGTGGCGCAGGTCCTCGGGCGCA
The window above is part of the Deltaproteobacteria bacterium genome. Proteins encoded here:
- a CDS encoding glutathione S-transferase family protein — encoded protein: MLIFYDAPVSGNTYKVRLLLKQLSIPHEVVRLDLVGGAVRTPEYRKVNPFGRVPFIVDDGFALGESNAILLYLARGSKLLPTDAKSQALVQQWMFFEQNQVELAIGLPRVWKKFGIEQHASLFEHYKPRAVSALKVLERHLAQRPWFVGDEYSVADVALFAYTHLAPDAGHELAQFPSVSAWLQRVRQQPAWFAME
- a CDS encoding ribonuclease HII, yielding MEDLRRTPVPELQRLYVDERRDLPCGGLTALKADPRAGARAVAEKIERRNHQAQAEGRRLWRLCAFELPLWDQGITLVGGCDEVGMAPLAGPVIAAAVILRPGARIKGVNDSKQLTPEERVELEPEIRAQAVAVGIGRAEVHEIDTINIYRAGLLALKRAVLALDPQPQHLLIDARKLDGLTMPQQPIIKGDAKSITIGAASIVAKVHRDRLMAQLDGEYPGYGFADHKGYPTPEHLDALERLGACALHRRSFAPVAKKLGLIPEQQDLFAPPKKRAGEAR
- the yhbY gene encoding ribosome assembly RNA-binding protein YhbY, yielding MADALTGRQRRHLRALGHHLQPVVQVGHEGITEAVVRETHQQLETHELIKVRIGESSPQDRHEGAERLAEKTGAQVAQVLGRTALLYRARKEEPEIVLPK